One Microvirga lotononidis genomic window carries:
- a CDS encoding helix-turn-helix transcriptional regulator yields the protein MFILDDEGANKLSSAKQYIVRRNLRARFGNISEMTLWRWERDKKLSFPRAIAINGRKYYDLAEIEEWERTRAAAGQIHLRE from the coding sequence TTGTTCATCCTTGACGATGAAGGAGCGAACAAGTTGAGTTCAGCCAAGCAATACATCGTTCGTCGTAACCTTCGCGCCCGCTTTGGCAACATCTCCGAAATGACGTTGTGGCGGTGGGAGCGCGACAAGAAGCTCTCATTTCCGCGAGCTATCGCAATTAACGGCCGTAAGTACTACGACCTCGCGGAGATCGAAGAGTGGGAGCGGACTCGTGCGGCCGCAGGACAAATCCATTTGAGAGAGTGA
- a CDS encoding tyrosine-type recombinase/integrase gives MARALNQKIIENLKPNPAKRVEIPDGALVGLYLVIQPSGARSWAVRYRADGKPRKLTLAPFPRMGLADARKAAGEALRIVSEGGDPAGDRITLAKLKGMERAPDSHRFGQVLERFLTAQERRGRRSTGEMRRILERDALPRWRNKPVAEITGADVVEAIEAIVARGSPVAASRFRAWCSKLFAFAVAMHLRPDNPAKGTENPISVRDIQRDRRLTDHELSLVWRCAEQLGPPFGSAVQLLVVTGQRRSEVFEATWGEFTLDTATWTIRSTRSKNGAEHIVPLSDMAVDILRRIPRMAGSPFVFTTTGSSPVSGISKAKAKLDQLITAANGGKAIPPWRMHDLRRTFVSGCARLRIPSEVTERAINHVSESFGGVRGVYNVHAYEEERRSAMQAWANHVISVASTSPKSVDQ, from the coding sequence ATGGCACGCGCTCTCAACCAGAAGATCATTGAGAACCTCAAGCCGAATCCCGCTAAGAGGGTCGAGATCCCAGACGGAGCGTTGGTCGGCCTCTACCTTGTTATCCAGCCGAGCGGCGCCAGAAGCTGGGCCGTCCGCTACCGAGCTGACGGCAAGCCACGCAAGCTCACCCTCGCCCCCTTCCCTCGCATGGGGCTGGCGGATGCCCGCAAGGCTGCCGGTGAGGCCCTGCGCATCGTCTCGGAGGGCGGTGACCCGGCGGGTGATCGGATCACTCTTGCCAAGCTCAAGGGCATGGAAAGAGCGCCGGACAGCCACCGCTTCGGGCAGGTCCTGGAACGCTTCCTCACAGCCCAGGAGCGTCGCGGCCGTCGCTCCACGGGCGAGATGCGCCGCATCCTGGAGCGGGATGCCCTGCCCCGCTGGCGTAACAAGCCGGTTGCAGAGATCACCGGCGCTGATGTGGTTGAGGCCATCGAGGCGATTGTCGCCCGCGGCTCGCCGGTGGCGGCCAGCCGCTTCCGGGCCTGGTGCTCAAAGCTGTTCGCCTTCGCCGTCGCCATGCATCTGCGGCCCGACAACCCCGCCAAGGGCACCGAGAACCCAATCTCAGTCAGAGACATCCAGCGCGATCGAAGGCTCACAGACCATGAGCTCAGCTTGGTGTGGCGTTGCGCCGAGCAGCTTGGGCCGCCCTTTGGATCGGCGGTGCAGTTGCTGGTTGTGACTGGCCAGCGCCGCAGTGAAGTGTTCGAGGCGACGTGGGGCGAGTTCACTCTGGACACTGCCACCTGGACCATCCGATCCACCCGCTCGAAGAATGGGGCCGAGCACATCGTACCCTTGTCAGACATGGCTGTGGATATCCTGCGCCGCATCCCGCGCATGGCCGGATCACCCTTCGTCTTTACCACCACGGGCTCCTCACCCGTAAGTGGCATCAGCAAAGCCAAAGCGAAGCTCGACCAGCTAATCACAGCAGCGAACGGCGGCAAGGCCATCCCACCGTGGCGGATGCACGATCTGCGGCGGACCTTCGTATCCGGCTGCGCCCGGCTGCGGATCCCATCCGAAGTGACTGAGCGGGCCATCAACCATGTGTCCGAGAGCTTCGGTGGCGTGCGTGGCGTCTACAACGTCCATGCTTACGAGGAGGAGCGTCGCAGTGCGATGCAGGCTTGGGCCAATCATGTCATCTCAGTTGCATCGACCTCGCCCAAAAGCGTAGATCAATGA